In Porites lutea chromosome 7, jaPorLute2.1, whole genome shotgun sequence, a single window of DNA contains:
- the LOC140943765 gene encoding XK-related protein 6-like: MELAKNHRETGNASSVVCSHKAGTDAPTQDTKEVNEPFCRKFSGCFREIWKNICDNRPPLTGAEDEETLFWRKRGKCGRQQLLAPLCALFLILFDVGMDFKVAVTHFMQGHYNWGAYTVGVVIFSLVMIEALSASFYISDQRDLNKTYWLKQNSLEVKNWFYWLHFVFCGRILRCSQIFRTVRRIRRIQVHHPDNQIQLYRLYISQQRQLSILGVVEAFTEQAPQIALQLYILLAKRGFDWTSEDIMVSLNMAKSLALFSFSLLTFIRYLRLGNEESKLLELFSWASLLNFLWRLFMLVARILALVLFASSFKHMVFVIVAIHFLFSFFLIITQPDKYFAEGSARDKLLRCAFTCINTFCFFPLAGKNTWKWATPYYFVTFIENSIMVLIWYFYSDFGQGFKNVMLVTEWSAFLLGLVSVLLYYKNFHPSKRNRNNTECSRPVACRTVDEERCVV, from the exons ATGGAATTAGCCAAGAATCATCGTGAAACTGGTAACGCAAG CTCCGTGGTCTGCAGTCACAAAGCAGGCACAGACGCTCCTACCCAAGATACCAAAGAAGTAAATGAGCCGTTTTGTAGAAAATTCAGCGGCTGTTTTcgtgaaatttggaaaaatatttGTGATAACAGGCCACCCTTAACAGGTGCAGAAGATGAAGAGACACTATTCTGGAGAAAACGTGGAAAATGTGGTCGACAACAGCTTCTCGCCCCTTTATGCGCTCTTTTTCTAATTCTGTTTGATGTCGGGATGGACTTTAAAGTAGCTGTAACTCATTTTATGCAAGGGCATTATAACTGGGGCGCATACACAGTGGGCGTCGTGATTTTCTCCCTTGTTATGATTGAAGCCCTCTCAGCAAGCTTTTACATATCCGACCAAAGAGATCTTAACAAAACATACTGGCTAAAGCAGAACTCATTGGAAGTAAAGAATTGGTTCTATTGGTTGCATTTTGTATTTTGCGGACGTATTTTGAG ATGCTCTCAGATCTTCAGAACTGTTCGACGTATACGAAGAATCCAAGTTCATCATCCTGATAATCAGATTCAGCTCTATCGCTTGTACATCTCCCAGCAGCGGCAGTTGAGTATACTGGGTGTCGTAGAGGCTTTTACTGAACAGGCCCCTCAG aTTGCTCTACAACTATATATCCTTCTCGCAAAACGCGGTTTTGATTGGACTTCAGAGGATATCATGGTGTCATTAAACATGGCCAAGTCTTTggctcttttttctttcagcctACTGACTTTCATAAGATATCTCCGTCTTGGAAACGAAGAAAGCAAATTATTGGAGCTGTTTAGTTGGGCATCTTTACTTAATTTCTTATGGCGCCTGTTCATGCTCGTTGCTAGGATACTGGCTTTAGTACTTTTTGCTTCTAGTTTTAAACACATGGTTTTTGTAATTGTCGcaattcattttctgttttcgtttttccttaTAATTACACAGCCGGATAAGTATTTCGCTGAAGGTTCAGCTCGAGATAAGCTCCTAAGGTGCGCTTTCACCTGCATTAATACATTCTGCTTTTTTCCTTTGGCCGGTAAGAATACTTGGAAATGGGCTACTCCTTACTATTTTGTAACCTTTATCGAAAATTCCATAATGGTTCTTATCTGGTACTTTTATAGCGATTTCGGTCAAGGCTTCAAGAACGTTATGTTGGTAACAGAGTGGAGTGCGTTTCTGCTTGGTTTAGTATCAGTTTTACTATATTACAAAAATTTCCATCCTTCTAAACGAAACCGGAACAACACTGAATGCAGCCGACCAGTGGCCTGCAGGACAGTAGATGAAGAACGGTGTGTAGTGTAG
- the LOC140943605 gene encoding XK-related protein 6-like, with amino-acid sequence MTKHFCGDCVCHCNCVSCGTKLSQMLDWIVDKRPQKPPKDPETKIWYERGNCTRFDLLFPFLTALVSLLDLALDLRVAVAHYSRGDVAWAFLTVTFAFVSLVSIEIVSANWFLEDQRSFKKEILKKNGLEIKKWFYACHCFFGGTLLRCCQVFRTVRLIRSRKDESPGDKERYRLYIAQLQDTSTLGVLEAFMEEAPQVALQLYILLCRGSTLDLTSFEDFIVAISIPKSLALFAFHLLIYARYIRLADEESQQLNWCSLGSLFCFIWRLFMLTSRILALALFASYFTRFVFVVVAIHFVASCALLWRQECEYFEGEVVKQTFFRCAIAYVHVFCFFPLEGKNTRRWGYPYYLLILIENAIMVIWWTFVTHYGPKFRVVMLLTEWVTFFIGLIALILFYRFFHPALNSTEVETDKTDGAIRPDSRLKIIYKRVQWERKDKDNNEPNMRKNNITFNVAIELQGETTLSS; translated from the exons AtgacaaaacatttttgtggTGATTGTGTGTGCCATTGTAACTGCGTTTCATGTGGGACAAAGCTCAGTCAAATGTTGGACTGGATCGTCGACAAACGGCCTCAGAAACCACCAAAGGACCCTGAAACTAAGATCTGGTACGAACGAGGCAATTGCACTCGATTCGACCTGCTATTTCCATTTTTAACTGCTCTGGTGTCTTTGCTAGATCTAGCATTGGACTTGAGAGTTGCTGTGGCACACTACAGCCGCGGTGACGTCGCCTGGGCTTTCCTTACCGTTACGTTTGCTTTCGTTTCGCTTGTTTCCATCGAAATTGTATCCGCAAATTGGTTTCTAGAAGATCAGAGGAGTTTCAAGAAAgaaatattgaagaaaaatgGACTAGAAATCAAGAAATGGTTCTACGCCTGTCACTGTTTTTTCGGCGGGACCCTGTTGAG ATGCTGTCAGGTTTTCAGGACTGTACGTCTTATACGAAGTAGAAAAGACGAATCACCGGGAGATAAAGAACGATATCGCCTTTATATTGCTCAGCTTCAGGACACAAGCACTCTGGGAGTGTTAGAAGCATTCATGGAGGAGGCTCCACAG GTCGCCTTACAACTCTACATTCTGCTTTGTCGTGGGAGTACTCTAGATCTGACATCATTTGAAGACTTCATTGTGGCCATCAGTATTCCCAAGTCCTTAGCTCTGTTTGCCTTCCACTTGCTCATCTACGCAAGGTATATTCGTCTTGCCGATGAGGAGAGTCAACAGTTGAACTGGTGCAGTTTAGGATCTTTGTTCTGTTTTATATGGCGTCTTTTTATGCTTACGTCAAGGATACTAGCACTCGCCTTGTTTGCTTCTTATTTCACTCGCTTTGTGTTTGTAGTGGTTGCAATTCATTTTGTAGCTTCGTGTGCTCTGCTTTGGAGACAGGAATGCGAATACTTTGAGGGTGAAGTGGTAAAACAGACATTCTTTAGATGTGCTATTGCATACGTCCatgttttttgcttctttccaTTAGAAGGCAAGAACACTCGACGGTGGGGATATCCCTATTATCTATTAATTCTAATTGAAAACGCCATTATGGTTATCTGGTGGACGTTTGTAACACATTACGGACCGAAGTTCCGTGTGGTAATGTTGTTAACAGAATGGGTTACGTTCTTTATTGGATTGATTGCCCTGATTTTATTTTACCGATTCTTTCATCCTGCATTAAACTCAACTGAAGTAGAAACCGATAAAACAGATGGCGCAATTAGACCAGACTCCAGGCTTAAGATTATTTATAAAAGAGTGCAATGGGAAAGGAAAGATAAGGATAACAATGAGCCAAAtatgagaaaaaacaatattactTTTAATGTGGCTATTGAACTACAGGGGGAGACAACACTGAGCAGCTGA